In Nostoc sphaeroides, the genomic window TATGAAACTATTGTTGGTGAACGCGGTATTACTCTTTCTGGCGGTCAACGACAACGTACTGCCTTAGCTAGGGCTATGCTGGTCAATGCTCCAGTCTTAATTTTGGATGATGCCCTCTCTAGTGTGGATAATCAAACAGCCACGCAAATCCTCAAAAATCTCTCTGGTGGTACTGTACGCAAAACAGTAATTTTCATTACGCATCAATTATCGGCGGCGGCGGCGGCTGACCGAATTTTTGTGATGGAAAAGGGAAAAATTGTCGAGACAGGCAATCACTTACAACTTTTGCAACAACAGGGTTTATATAGAACTTTGTGGAGCCAGCATCAAGTTGAGGAATTATTGCACTAGTACCGCAAGGCGGAAGTCACGCATTCAAAAGTAAAAAGTATTATAGTGGTTCCCATTCAGATGCGGTACAGCATTACATCGCAAGGTGTAGGGGCACGGCAGTGCCGTGCCCTTACGGGTATACCACGTTAGTTTTTTTTGGTATGTGGGTAGTATAAATTACCGGAAAAACTAATTTGGCAGATGGTAATGTTCAAAACTAAATTATCAAAATCCCATGCTTCGGGGGAATTTTACACCTTGAGGTTAATGCATCGCCATATTGGAGCGATCGCAGTTCTAATTTTAATTAGCTTACTGAGTTCATTGAGTGGAATACCAGTTAACCATACCATCTCTAACTCCTGGGAAGGTTTTATCTGGGGATTGGCAGATCCAGTAATTGGCTTGAATTGTTTAATTGGTATTATTGCTATTGGTTTACTCTCATCTGTATTTGTTCGTGGTGCTGCGATCGCTGGATGTTTTGTCTTAGCAACAGTTTTGGGCATTGTGATTCATTTATTTCAGCTAAATTTACCAGGCACAGAAATAGCGATCGCCATTTCTACCATCGTTTTTGGTACTATGCTAATGATGCCAAATCAACCAAACTTTATAGTACTTACTCTGGTGGGCATCAGTGCTGGTTTATTTCAGGGTTACGCTGATGCCGAATCTATTATTGGGGCAGGAATCATGCCATTAATTGCCTATATACTAGGCATAACCTTAACTCTGTTTGCGGTTGCCATGAGTGCGAGAGAAATTGGTAGTGCAATGGGTATGGGAGAAATAAACCGAATTTTACCCTGGAAAATTAGCATTACTGGCTTCGCTTTGTGTGCGATCGGCATTGTGTTTTTGAGCAATTCGATAATCTAAATCACATATTTCAATTTAGTGGAATACATTCTTTTGTGGGGGCGTACAGCTAAGTGTACGCCCCCACTACGTCTTTAGGCAGAAAATTTTCCACCAAGCAAGTAGCACAGGGTTTTAGTGATTGACACTCCCCGACCGTCGCGGACGGGGATTCTTGATTCAACGAGTCCACTTAGATTAGACCCCTTGCGGTATCTAACCCTCCTTGTGGTTCTGTTACTCAAGGGTTTTCAACGAGTGTTTTTATAAGCTGATGCACCTCTGCGCTAATCTAGTAGTCTGTCAAGAAATAATTGACGGATAGATTAAGAGTAGAGACGGCGATTTATCGCGTCTCCCTAACCGTCAAAATGAATTTGACAGACCACTAGAGGCTATATCTCAAAAAAGGCTTATGACACCTGAAGAAATTGCGGGTACGTTAACAGAATTATTTGGCACATCGCCTGTTAGTACCATCGCTCCTGGATCGTGGCAAGTAGACACTTCAGCTTTCCGGCTGTTGGTGCTGCTTTCCGAAGATAATACTTGGTTGCGAGCTTTACTACCTATTGTGCCTATCCAACAAGCCCAACCATTTTTAGAACAGTTCCTAGAAGCCAACTTTGATGACACTCAAGAAGTACGTTACGCTTTGTATGAAGGGGTGATTTGGGGAGTATTTCAACATAACAGTAGCACTTTAGTGAGTGCAGATTTGTCCAATGCAATCAATCGACTTCTATCTCTCCATCAGACTGGATTAGATAATGTCTTTAATCGACTAATTGAAAGCCGTATCCGGCAAATTATTCAGGCAGCAAAACAGCAAGGACAATCTCTGCAAGCTACTATGCAAAGCTTGGAACGCTTTTATGCAGAAGGAGTGATGGGTGAAATAAATCAAACCTCAGAGGCGCGAGAAGAAGTTTTAGCTGCTTGGCGGCGTCAGTTAGAGCGTTTATGGAATGAGGGTTGATTTCAATTTTTAATAAGGATTTTTATCCGCGCCCGTTTACATATTAAAGTAATTTACACATATATCTATTTATCATGGATATCATTGAAATCCTCAAAGAAGACTATCAAAGATTCCCAGTCAATCAAACTTATAGTATTTACGCTCCAGAGGTTTATTTTCAAGATCCACTAAATAAATTTCGTGGCGTCAAACGTTACAAAGAAATGATTAATTTGATCCAAACTTGGTTTTTAGATCCCAAGATGGACTTACATAATATTCAACGTTTAGGAGACACCATAAAAACTGAGTGGACACTCAGTTGGAATACTCCTCTTCCCTGGAAACCACGGATTTCTATTCCTGGTTGGAGTGAATTAAGTCTCAACTCAGATGGTCTGATTGTCTCCCATATCGATTATTGGAATTGTTCACGCTTAGATGTAGTGAAGCAGCATTTCTAAAGCTTCCGGGTTGACTCTAATAGAGTCTACTAGCGTTGGGGAGTAAGATTCAAAGCCTTTCTCCTTTTAGGCTACGGTGTACGCACAAATCTTATAGCAGTCCTAATACCATTTCTTTGTGAGTCTGCGCCAAACCCTTTTAATTTCTTTCTTTCTTTCTTTCTTTCTTTCTTTCTTTCTTTCTTTCTTTGTGTCCTTTGCGTCCTTGGCGGTTCGTTTTT contains:
- a CDS encoding HupE/UreJ family protein, which codes for MFKTKLSKSHASGEFYTLRLMHRHIGAIAVLILISLLSSLSGIPVNHTISNSWEGFIWGLADPVIGLNCLIGIIAIGLLSSVFVRGAAIAGCFVLATVLGIVIHLFQLNLPGTEIAIAISTIVFGTMLMMPNQPNFIVLTLVGISAGLFQGYADAESIIGAGIMPLIAYILGITLTLFAVAMSAREIGSAMGMGEINRILPWKISITGFALCAIGIVFLSNSII
- a CDS encoding DUF2358 domain-containing protein, whose product is MDIIEILKEDYQRFPVNQTYSIYAPEVYFQDPLNKFRGVKRYKEMINLIQTWFLDPKMDLHNIQRLGDTIKTEWTLSWNTPLPWKPRISIPGWSELSLNSDGLIVSHIDYWNCSRLDVVKQHF